Proteins encoded together in one Acipenser ruthenus chromosome 22, fAciRut3.2 maternal haplotype, whole genome shotgun sequence window:
- the LOC117431720 gene encoding bMERB domain-containing protein 1-like: MQPAMELKKSISETERALKSYGAVLETEWKTDKDQQDVVSMAETSMSPDEMEVEMVRIQRLREVLVRRESELRFMMDDIQLCKDIMNLKQELRKIVELPEKAKTKKHKQREEELILKIHKLVQKRDFLVDDAEVERLREQEEDKEMADFLRLKLMPLEKMTKVTDSSPKKKVTPEPPPNKPSIAKSGAAIIKDCCGATQCTIM; this comes from the exons ATGCAACCTGCCATGGAGTTAAAGAAATCTATTTCGGAGACGGAGCGAGCGCTCAAGAGCTACGGGGCGGTGCTGGAGACGGAGTGGAAAACAGACAAAg ACCAGCAGGACGTGGTGTCAATGGCAGAGACCTCCATGTCTCCGGATGAGATGGAGGTGGAAATGGTGCGAATCCAGCGTCTCCGAGAGGTCCTGGTGCGCAGGGAGTCCGAGCTACGATTCAT GATGGACGATATCCAGTTATGTAAAGACATCATGAATCTGAAACAAGAACTTCGGAAGATTGTGGAGCTTCCAG AGAAAGCGAAAACCAAGAAGCACAAGCAGAGGGAGGAGGAATTGATCCTGAAAATCCATAAACTAGTTCAGAAACGAGATTTCCTGGTGGACGACGCAGAGGTGGAGAGATTAAG GGAGCAGGAGGAAGACAAAGAGATGGCTGACTTCCTTCGTCTAAAACTGATGCCACTGGAGAAAATGACCAAAGTGACTGACA GTTCTCCTAAAAAGAAGGTGACCCCTGAACCTCCACCCAACAAGCCCTCCATCGCTAAATCAGGGGCAGCCATAATCAAGGACTGCTGTGGAGCCACACAGTGCACCATCATGTAA
- the mpv17l gene encoding mpv17-like protein isoform X2, with product MRQAILCKMRRFPWFTNVTLYGCLFASGDLVHQCFTRRDLDWRQTRNVAVVAFSFHGNFSYLWMRSLERCFPGRAVSMVLKKVLLDQTVAAPLATSVFYTGVSLLEGKEDVLQDWREKFWNTYKLLNFLLVPLYLRTSFTGCCAFLWATFLCFSRQCGDGTMSAALAWVLSPKEAPSLTNAKEQK from the exons ATGAGGCAGGCAATTCTATGCAAGATGAGACGGTTTCCGTGGTTCACCAACGTAACTCTCTACGGCTGTCTGTTTGCCAGCGGCGACTTGGTACACCAGTGTTTTACCAGAAGGGATCTGGACTGGAGACAGACGCGCAATGTGGCCGTGGTGGCATTTAGTTTCCATGGCAATTTCAGCTACCTGTGGATGCGGAGTTTGGAGAGGTGTTTCCCCGGGAGAGCTGTTAGCATGGTCCTGAAGAAGGTGTTATTGGACCAGACAGTAGCGGCACCTTTGGCAACCAGTGTCTTTTACACAG GAGTCAGTCTACTTGAAGGCAAAGAGGATGTTCTGCAGGACTGGAGAGAGAAATTCTGGAACACATACAAG TTGCTGAACTTTCTTCTGGTCCCGTTGTATCTGCGTACGTCCTTCACGGGCTGCTGTGCCTTCCTGTGGGCCACCTTCCTGTGCTTCTCGCGCCAGTGTGGTGATGGGACCATGAGCGCCGCGCTCGCCTGGGTGTTGTCACCGAAGGAGGCCCCGTCCTTGACGAATGCTaaagaacagaaataa
- the mpv17l gene encoding mpv17-like protein isoform X1, whose protein sequence is MRQAILCKMRRFPWFTNVTLYGCLFASGDLVHQCFTRRDLDWRQTRNVAVVAFSFHGNFSYLWMRSLERCFPGRAVSMVLKKVLLDQTVAAPLATSVFYTGVSLLEGKEDVLQDWREKFWNTYKTGLLYWPFMQLLNFLLVPLYLRTSFTGCCAFLWATFLCFSRQCGDGTMSAALAWVLSPKEAPSLTNAKEQK, encoded by the exons ATGAGGCAGGCAATTCTATGCAAGATGAGACGGTTTCCGTGGTTCACCAACGTAACTCTCTACGGCTGTCTGTTTGCCAGCGGCGACTTGGTACACCAGTGTTTTACCAGAAGGGATCTGGACTGGAGACAGACGCGCAATGTGGCCGTGGTGGCATTTAGTTTCCATGGCAATTTCAGCTACCTGTGGATGCGGAGTTTGGAGAGGTGTTTCCCCGGGAGAGCTGTTAGCATGGTCCTGAAGAAGGTGTTATTGGACCAGACAGTAGCGGCACCTTTGGCAACCAGTGTCTTTTACACAG GAGTCAGTCTACTTGAAGGCAAAGAGGATGTTCTGCAGGACTGGAGAGAGAAATTCTGGAACACATACAAG ACAGGACTCCTGTATTGGCCCTTCATGCAG TTGCTGAACTTTCTTCTGGTCCCGTTGTATCTGCGTACGTCCTTCACGGGCTGCTGTGCCTTCCTGTGGGCCACCTTCCTGTGCTTCTCGCGCCAGTGTGGTGATGGGACCATGAGCGCCGCGCTCGCCTGGGTGTTGTCACCGAAGGAGGCCCCGTCCTTGACGAATGCTaaagaacagaaataa